The proteins below are encoded in one region of Pacificitalea manganoxidans:
- a CDS encoding glutamate--cysteine ligase, protein MSIPQSGGGPIERHAQLAEYLAEGCKPRDQWRIGTEHEKFGYCKDTHLPLPYEGARSVRAMLEGLRDRFGWAPVDEAGKIIGLTKEGANISLEPGGQLELSGAPLETIHETCDEVNTHLREVKSVADEIGIGFIGLGAAPEWSHEQMSMMPKGRYRLMTDYMGRVGTHGTQMMYRTCTVQVNLDFGSEADMVQKMRVALALQPVATALFANSPFFDGKPNGHKSWRSRIWRGLDNDRTGVPSFVFDEGFGFEAWAEYALDVPMYFVYRDGKYIDALGQSFRDFLRGELPALPGETPTLSDWADHLTTLFPEARLKKFIEMRGADGGPWRRLCALPAFWVGLTYDQSALDAASDLIAGWDQATREELRIAASVEGLQAQVGGIRMHDLARECVAIAEAGLKARARPGAGGLIPDESHFLNALRESIETGRTPADELLELYHGEWQGKLDPIYDAFSY, encoded by the coding sequence ATGTCCATTCCCCAATCCGGCGGCGGCCCGATCGAGCGTCACGCCCAGCTTGCCGAATATCTCGCCGAAGGCTGCAAACCGCGTGACCAGTGGCGCATCGGCACCGAGCATGAGAAGTTCGGCTATTGCAAAGACACCCATCTGCCGCTGCCCTATGAGGGCGCGCGATCCGTACGGGCGATGCTGGAAGGTCTGCGCGACCGGTTCGGCTGGGCCCCGGTGGACGAGGCGGGCAAGATCATCGGCCTGACCAAGGAAGGCGCGAATATCAGCCTTGAACCCGGCGGTCAGCTGGAGCTTTCGGGCGCGCCGCTGGAGACGATCCACGAGACCTGCGACGAGGTGAACACCCATCTGCGGGAAGTGAAGTCGGTGGCCGACGAGATCGGCATCGGCTTCATCGGGCTGGGCGCCGCGCCGGAATGGTCGCATGAGCAGATGAGCATGATGCCCAAGGGCCGGTATCGGTTGATGACCGATTACATGGGCCGGGTCGGCACGCATGGCACCCAGATGATGTATCGGACCTGCACGGTTCAGGTGAACCTCGATTTCGGGTCCGAGGCCGACATGGTGCAGAAAATGCGCGTGGCGCTGGCATTGCAGCCGGTGGCGACCGCGCTGTTTGCCAATTCGCCGTTCTTTGACGGCAAGCCCAACGGCCATAAAAGCTGGCGCAGCCGGATCTGGCGCGGGCTGGACAATGACCGCACCGGCGTGCCGTCATTCGTGTTCGACGAGGGTTTCGGGTTCGAGGCTTGGGCGGAATACGCGCTCGATGTGCCGATGTATTTCGTCTATCGCGACGGCAAATATATCGATGCGCTGGGCCAGTCCTTCCGCGATTTTCTGCGCGGCGAGTTGCCCGCGCTGCCCGGCGAAACCCCGACGCTGAGCGACTGGGCCGACCACCTGACCACCCTGTTCCCCGAAGCGCGGCTGAAGAAATTCATCGAGATGCGGGGCGCCGATGGTGGCCCGTGGCGCAGGCTATGCGCGCTGCCCGCATTCTGGGTCGGGCTGACCTATGACCAAAGCGCGCTGGATGCGGCAAGCGATCTGATCGCGGGCTGGGATCAGGCCACGCGTGAGGAATTGCGCATCGCGGCCTCGGTCGAGGGGCTACAGGCGCAGGTCGGCGGCATCCGCATGCATGATCTGGCGCGCGAATGCGTGGCCATCGCCGAAGCGGGCCTGAAAGCCCGCGCGCGGCCCGGTGCCGGGGGGCTGATCCCCGACGAAAGCCATTTCCTGAATGCGCTCCGTGAAAGCATCGAGACCGGGCGCACGCCTGCGGATGAGCTGCTGGAGCTGTATCACGGCGAGTGGCAGGGCAAGCTGGACCCGATCTACGACGCGTTCAGCTACTGA
- a CDS encoding 16S rRNA (uracil(1498)-N(3))-methyltransferase — protein sequence MGSEAKIRLFVEHPLGAGQTVPLSRDQAHYLFGVMRQTEGGRVKLFNGRAGEWLAEISRAGKRGGELTCLEQSAPQLAPPDLWLLFAPIKKARTDFIVEKAAEMGAARIVPVQTEFTNSERIRRDRLQAHAVEAAEQCGGTYVPEVADLVRLDRLLADWPEARQLMFCDETRVGARADLAGAGPGPWAILIGPEGGFSEAERARIAGVPQARGVSLGPRILRADTAAVAAMTLWQTVLGDWQ from the coding sequence ATGGGATCGGAAGCAAAAATCAGGCTCTTTGTAGAGCACCCTTTGGGGGCGGGGCAAACCGTCCCTCTGTCGCGGGATCAGGCGCATTACCTGTTTGGGGTCATGCGGCAGACCGAAGGCGGGCGCGTGAAGCTGTTTAACGGTCGCGCGGGCGAATGGCTGGCCGAGATCAGCCGCGCGGGCAAGCGGGGTGGAGAGCTGACCTGTCTGGAGCAAAGCGCCCCGCAACTGGCGCCGCCCGACCTGTGGCTGCTGTTCGCGCCGATCAAGAAGGCGCGCACCGATTTCATCGTCGAGAAAGCCGCCGAGATGGGCGCGGCGCGGATCGTGCCCGTGCAGACCGAATTCACCAATTCCGAGCGCATCCGCCGGGATCGGTTGCAGGCGCACGCGGTGGAAGCGGCGGAGCAATGTGGCGGCACCTATGTGCCCGAGGTCGCCGATCTGGTGCGGCTGGACCGGTTGCTGGCGGACTGGCCGGAGGCGCGGCAACTGATGTTCTGCGATGAGACCCGTGTGGGCGCGCGGGCGGATCTGGCCGGGGCGGGACCGGGGCCTTGGGCCATTCTGATCGGCCCCGAGGGCGGGTTTTCCGAGGCCGAGCGCGCGCGGATCGCGGGGGTGCCGCAGGCGCGGGGGGTCAGCCTTGGTCCCCGCATCCTGCGCGCCGATACGGCGGCGGTGGCGGCAATGACCCTGTGGCAGACCGTGCTGGGAGACTGGCAATGA